The DNA region TATTTATATTAAGTTTTTAGATTCCATGTTTATGTATTCGCTGTGCAGATTAGCTCATTGAAAATCCCTTCCATCTTACCATGATACAGATTAAAATGTTGGAGTATCGTGAGAAGAGATTGCAAATGGAACCATTGAATTTCAGTAGTGCTTATCCATCAAATGAGGAATTAGATTCTGTAGAATTCAGAAAGGTTGTTTTCAAAGGAGTTTTTGATGATAAAAAATCAATCTTTGTTGGACCACGTTCAAGAAGCATTTCAGGAGTTACTGAAAATGGCTACTATGTTATAACACCTCTTATGCCAGTTCATAATTATCCTAACAGGTAAAGCATAATTATTCATAGCTTTCTCGATGAAAGTCACACAAGAAGTcattagaatttttttattgcTGACATTGCATTGTAACTTTGTTTATTATTAGTTTAAATATAACCAAATTCGAATTTGAAACTTATATATTACTTCATCATTGGAGACTAGAGCAATAAAAGTTTTCACTTTCAGTAGGTGTTCTAAATAGATGGCATTGTTCCTTGACATTACGTCCTGTTTAGAACATTTGTTCAAATTACAAAGGATGAAAACTTCAGtataattttattcaaactgtTGCTCATGATGTTCAATAGTACTATTTATTGTGAAATGGATGTTTACTATATACCAACTTTTACTTTATAATGATCTTTATTGTTTTGAAACTGTGATAAGTACAGAAATATATAGAGTAATAGTCACACAAATCCTGGATGTTCGAGAGCCAGTTCTCTCCCAATATCTTGACTACAGAATTCCTGAATGCCTTAAACAATCAGTCTTGTTCCCTATTTATAACAGATCCttatcatttaattttaaaatataatgacTGTTCATAACTACTCCTAACAGACACATCTGTTCAGGCCTAACTGCCATGCCCATAACTGCTCAGCAACTGATGTGCACGTTTCTGTGTAACTGTCATGCCTGTTCCCGATCCAGAGTCCAGGTTTGTTGGGTATTACCCCTTGGGTTGCACCTGTTGGGTCGCTCTCCCCTGTATCAGCCATGGTGGGTTGCGCCTCCTATCAATACCCCGCCCTAGAAGatccaccttgtcctcaaggtgaaaATCAGGAAAACGTGACTGGTGGCTTTGGCAGTGGTCTTCGAGTCACCTTGTTCGACGTCAACTGCCATTGCTGCATCTGCAAGAGGGCGCTCATCCTTGCCTCCGTCTTTGATGTGAACTCCGCTTTTTCCATCGCATGCATTCCCTGGTCGGGCGGTTCTGGAGGGGGTCGCCTGACTTGACTTTTTGGACATTCTTGGCCTCTACTGCACTGGCCTTCTGGCTTTGCATTCTGGGTTTCTCTGCCACCAAAATTTCTCTTTTCTGCTTGATCTTGCTGCTCCAACCAACTGTACGCATCATATTCCCCACCATAGAGAGGAATCTCCAATTTGCGCCTATCTTCTTCTAAGGTTGCGCCTAGATTTCCCTTTTCTCCTCATGTGTGCATTGCTTGTTTCCTTCTTATGTAAACTTTGGTGATTGGTGCCCTCCTTCCGTTATCTTCCATCACAAGAACTTTGAGGCCTGCAAAGTTTGTAGTTCCATGAGTTACTGGAACTTTAGGTACAAATGGTAGTTTAAACTCATTTGACCAGTCTGGGATCCCAAGTTTTACGGCGAAGGTGACTGCACATCCTTTACCAATGCCTTCGCTTCCAATCCAAATACCCCCTTCCATGAGATTTACAAACATCCTACGAATTGAAAGGCCGAGTCCACTTCCAGCAGAATTTCTTGTTGCTGGTGATCAGCTTTGTGCAAACTTAGTAAGTAACTTTGGGATATCTTGTGGATTAATTCCTGATCCTGAATCTTTTACCTGCACTCGCAGATAAAAGTGTCCATCACTTGGCACTGGTAGGAAGGTAGGAGTTCTGGTATCCCTGAAGGATTCAGCCTTTGCAACAAAAGTGGTAATGGAAACTGGCATCTTCAAGCTGTGAAAGATCCAAAACGTCATCATTCAAAGTAGCCACACAAATCCTTGATGTTCGAGAGCCCGTTCTCTCCCAATATCTAGACTACAGAGTTCCTGAATGCCTTAAACAATCAGTCTTGTTCCCTATTTATACCAGAtcctaattatttatttttaaaatataataacagTTCATAACTACTCCTAGCACACATCTGTTCAGGCCTAACTGCCATAACTGCTCAGCAACTGATGTGCCTGTTCATGTGTAACTGTTGTACCTGTTCACGTTCCAGGGTCCGGGTTTGTTGGGTCGCTCGCACCGCCTATCAAACTATGCCATACCAATCTTCATTACTTCTGAATGAACTTTAAGCTTTTCCTTTTGGGGAAAGATTAATATTCACATCTTGTTGCCCAATACGTATATAAATATCCCTGGGTGCTTTATGTCAACTGGGCCTGAATAAACGTTGCTAAACTTCTGAATTTTGAGGGCTTGGGATATATTGGATTTATTCTAACACGTTATAAGCTTTAATCTTTTTTTAAGGTACTCAACACTTTATAAGCTTGAAGTCCTAACATTTCTACTATAACATACCTATATCATATTATCATATCAACAATAAATTTTTCTTGATCTTAACCAATCAATTGCTAGTTTTGCATACTTCACTGCCACTGGTTTTTGGattgaaaatattattatttctgaGTTTCAACACTTTTTATATTGTACATTGTTGTTTCTTCCAGTGTAGGTTTTCCAATTTTAGTCAATAGAGGTTGGGTTCCTCGCAgttggaaagataaatttttAGAGGATTCACAAGATGAACAGTTTGCGGATGAACTTCCTTTCCCTTCACAGGCTGATGGAACTAGATCTTGGTGGAGATTTTGGGCTAGAAAGCCTGTCATAATTgaggttctctctctctctctctctctgtagtCATTTTCCCATTCATTGTTTCATACATAAAAATTGTGAATTCAAACTTATTTTGTCCAACTTACAGGATCAGGCCCCTTCTGTAACACCTATAGAAGTAGTCGGTGTAGTTCGTGGAAGTGAGAAGCCAAGCATATTTGTTCCACCAAATGATCCTGGGTCTTCCCAGTGGTTTTATGTTGATGTTCCTGGCATTGCCCGTGCCTGTGGCCTTCCAGAAAATACTATTTACGTTGAAGATATTAACGAGAATGTCAACCCGAGTAATCCTTACCCTGTTCCCAAGGATGTCAATACCTTGATTCGAAGTTCGGTTATGCCGCAGGACCACCTAAACTACATATTGACATGGTTTGCAACTTACTTTTCTCCCATTAGTTACTCCTTTCATGCATTGTAGTTGTATTATTGGTAGCCTTCCTTCTTTTAATTTGGCTTACTGTTACAGTCTTACTGTACCAGCTTTTGTATAATTAACAGATGCAATACTAATTAGTTTACTACCAAATGATGCTGCTGCCAATAAaggataaacagcttaattaagcgcttatgacaatAAACGTTTATTGCTAAAACTTATTGAAATTGGCTGAAAAAAATGTTATATattagcataagctcttattcaTATGTTAATATGAatataagctcaaaacagctgataggtaggccataagctgtttgcataagctctcccaaacacttggataagcgcttatgctataagataagctcaaataagctcttccaaacggggcctagtTTTGTTGCTATACACTAAGATATTTCCTTGCTGCATAATGTGTGATTCCTCTTTTATTACTATGATTATTCAGTTTATCTTTGGTGTTCTATCAGATTTCTACAGCAAGCATTTTTCTGACATTTTCTCATTTGTATTTGAAATAGGTATTCACTTTCTGCAGCCGTTACTTTCATGGCTTTTAAGAGGCTCAGACAGAAAAGTAAGCGGAGATAGCAAAGACATTACTGTTACAGTTGAAATTTACAGGCACATACACCCTCATTTCGCATCTAGATATAACTATCTCTTTGGAGGATTGTCTTCCCTATCTTTTTCTTCAAATCTCAGTTTTCAAGAATCATTTTCAAGCATCTTCAGCTATTCAACTGAAGTCTTTTCAGAAAGGTACCCACCCACATAAAAAACAATGGTGAAGTGAAAGTGGAACAATATTTACTGAACAAAGTAATTTAATGGGGATATAATAGTGGATATTCATGATCTGAAAGGttgattttttattagaattGCAAGTACTGTCTGTGGTTGTATAAGGATGTGATTATATTTGGATTTGTCTGTAAGGTTAGGAGGTTATGATATGCTTCAGTCTTACTGACTTATTGTTCAACTAAAATAAATGAGATCAAACTCTAGTCAAGCttttgaagagaagctcaacAGTATGGCATTGTGAGAAACTGTTTTACTTGCCAATAAATAATAATACTTGAACCTACACCGGTTCAAAGGTTCGATAGTTGAACCGTGGTCGGACTGATAAtagttaaataatattaaaaatattatttactgTAATATGTAATATATTTATTCAAGATGCTAAAAATTTTAGACTTATTAACTTTTAAGTTATTATAGGTTAATTTTATATCATGAGAATTAAATAATAAGGGTtgcaaatattttttaaattaagaaacaaaaaaatcaaagaaattaATACTAAAATGTGGCCGGTTTAAATTTGTTTTCTTCACCGTTTCTTGACTGGTTTTCACTGTGTCTGGTTTTTCAATCACTAGTTCGACCCAATCCTTTCCTGGCTTGAAGGTCTAAGGCCTAATATGAATATGGAAAACTAGCTTACTCAAAATTATTGTCTAGAGTGCTCTTGCGAATAGAGAAAACTCATTGGTCAGCCCCCTATCGCCTTGTCGCTGACCGTGGGCGTATGATTAGTCTCACGGTcgtcggctgtggggatacattagtcaagacaaaaaaaaaatctaaggtAGAGCATAAGTCTATAAACTTCCTTTAAACTAGGAATTTTTTAGCAGAGAGTATTTATTGTAATTTTTCATACAATGATGTTGTTGCTTAATTGTATGTATTAAAATTTCCAAGGAAGTCTTAAAAGGTTGGTTGAAAAACATAATAATAAAAGTAATTTATAGATATCTATTATCTAAGCACATAGAGATTAACTATCATTAAATATAAAACTAATTATGAACTAGCAAAATAGAGGGATATGATTACATGAttgtgtaaaatttatttacattgtcattgcatagaaattaatcttcACATATATTATCTATGtgtatgcttataaaaaaaaatctatgtatcaatatattataatatgtAAGTTCTAAAGTCCGTGCTACAACGTGGACTCTTTATCTGTGCTTTTGAGTTTTGAGATTAATGTTGCCAAATCaatatgttttgcatatgcGTCATGTAACTTTCTTTTCACTTTTCCCGTTCCAATATGATCAATATTTTTATGCATATACCAATATTATGACAAAGTATGGACACCACTAATATGAAAATCATCAAATTATTAATAATGCACCCTTTATTTCTTATTTAAAGGTTATTATCTCTCAAATTCACTCATCAAACATTAGTAATCATTCTAATTCCAAACATAACTTTTTCAATCTAtctattataaatttttaatatataatgtcTAGATTCTAAAAAAGGTCATAATGTCGACTCTTTAGTTGTGCGATTAAAACTAGGGTTTTTGGTGCTGAACTTTAAGCGAgatttggttttcgtccctcacTGAAGTCAGAGCCGAGATAAGTCCCTAAACACAACGAAAATGTTTGGTTCTAGTCCCTGCCGGAGGGGTGGCGTTGACCACCACTTGTCACGGTTAGCCTACATGGtagtgccacgtcaattaatgataCACGCGtggaaattttttcttttaaaatttccACTTGTCAGAGTTTGGCACACACTCTAGCACCTCTATGGAAGGAGTGTTGTTTTGtggtaagaaataaaaaaaataaaacagagcAATTTACTGATGCCTTATATAAACTTAGAACTGTTGGAAAGTAAGGAAGAAAAATTGCGTCATGAACGAACCACtgcttgaaaagaaaaattcaGGCAGACCTCTGAAGCAATCTAGTGTCAGGTTCGCTCATCAAGGTTAACACAATCGCACGTAAAGTATTGTGCACTCAGAGCTTAAATGTGCTGAAATCTCTTCAACCATGCTCAGAAGATTCAACCATAAAAGGGATAcactattttattttcttttgtacCGGTAACAAAATGACAAAAAAAGAACTCTATATCATGTTCTCACCAATCCATACAAGATTTCGCCCATTAAAAAGATTGCAGTACATTTCAATATACTAATAATTGTGCTTATAATAAAACCATAATAAAGTTTAAGTTAAAAACCATTCAAAATTATAACCGTACTAAATAGATCAAAACTAAAACTGAAAAGCAATTGTTAAATGACAATAAATATATTGTTTCAGTAAGTATCCGATTAAAGAaattagatttaaatagtttTCTTGAATGTCATTATTTCAACAAGAACTTCATTTATAAACAAGTGCACTGTACACACTAAATGTACTTCTTTTCTCGAACTAGAAGAACATTTTTGCATCATAGATAGATAAAATGTGAAATGTATGACAAATAAACCAAAGAGGAAGGGGAAGTATCCAACCAGAGAGTACCAATATATTGTTGAAAGGATGTTGCACAACTACAACAATATTTTTAACATGATAAAATTGTAATAAAATATTTCACTTAATTGCTTAAAAATTTGAAGTTGCTTACATATTGTTATACAAACGAGATTGGAGTTGCATAATAGAATCATAAATAAAAAGTGAGTTGCCACAAATTGTTCTGAATGAACCTTCAATGTAGACCTCAGGAGGGCCATGAATGTCTTCAAAATAATGAGTTACAACTTCAATAAACCTTTTTCTCACTTTCTTTATTCATATCCTCCTGTCATGTGTCATTGATAGCACACAATGTATTGAAGTTGGGGCTgcaaatttataattcaaaaaaaaaacccattagattgaagaatgaaaaacaaaaaatgaaaaatataaatgaaaaataagtaCATCATTTTGAAAGTTTCAACTTCGTCCCTtcttaaaaaaagaaagaaattaacTTTAACCTAATGCCATGAATGAAGTATATGTACAATATGTGACATGACGGTATTTTagaaattattatagtttagaTTTTATACCAATATCATTCATGTATAGAAATAGAAAACACACTTCCAATTTAAGGAATCTGTAAACGTATGAATGTGCTTGAACCGGTgtgaattaaaaaatcaaaccaAGAAGAACATCCAACATATATCATCTTTGTGAGGTCACCTTTAAGCTATATAGTAAACAAAGATAACCAAGTTCTGCACATAGTAACATGATCACACTTGTTTACTCAATACATTATCCATACTAAAATTTAATTTAGAGCAAATGAAACTAATATAAGTTGGATGTAGTAAAAttatagtttattttattttcaatataCAAATCTATCTATAGATATAAGAAATCTGTCCAAATTCACTAGTATGTATTACTTGCTCATAAACTT from Lotus japonicus ecotype B-129 chromosome 2, LjGifu_v1.2 includes:
- the LOC130738775 gene encoding surfeit locus protein 1-like — protein: MPTLDSAARMLGELRRAAAVSCGCASSGHVLTVRHFSSAAAAVSSATDSDPARSSSSDSKGKASKWLLFLPGVMTFGLGTWQFFRREEKIKMLEYREKRLQMEPLNFSSAYPSNEELDSVEFRKVVFKGVFDDKKSIFVGPRSRSISGVTENGYYVITPLMPVHNYPNSVGFPILVNRGWVPRSWKDKFLEDSQDEQFADELPFPSQADGTRSWWRFWARKPVIIEDQAPSVTPIEVVGVVRGSEKPSIFVPPNDPGSSQWFYVDVPGIARACGLPENTIYVEDINENVNPSNPYPVPKDVNTLIRSSVMPQDHLNYILTWYSLSAAVTFMAFKRLRQKSKRR